Sequence from the Equus quagga isolate Etosha38 chromosome 15, UCLA_HA_Equagga_1.0, whole genome shotgun sequence genome:
AAATGTCTCCTATGATTCCAGCTTCCTGGAATTTCTCGAAAAGGTAGTTTTTCGGGAGGGGAAAGGATGGGGCTGTGTGGAGTGTGTCTGAATCAGTGTGGGCCTccctgctgggggctggctgTCTCCGGGGTGGGAGTGAGAGCCATCTTACACCTTGCCCTCCAACCCCTTgtctcccccagctctgcctcctcttccatcTCCCATCCGGGACCAACGTCACTCTCCATCGTGCAGGATGCCCACACCACGTCATCTGCAGAGTCTGAGAGCAATGGAAGCCTGTGCCCCTCTTGGCCCCAGGCATTTGGCCCCTGGAGTGCTGGGGGATGTGCTGGCCCTGTCTTCCAGCAGACCCTCACCCTGCTGAGTGGCATTAAATACGCTAAATCCAATGATTTGAGGCTGTGGGCTCATGAGCATAGGGCCGGCAACTGGACGCCCTGGTCTCTGATTCTCCCCCTTGTTAAGCAGAGGGGTTCCGGGATGGACACTCTCTCCCTCAACACCAGTGACAAAAGCCTAGAAAGAATCTAGGGAATTAACTGTTAAGGGATACACGCACCCCGCACACATATATGCATGAACATGAACACACACTTCAAGTGAGATCTTCAGAACCCCtgggaataaaggaaagaaacaagtaTTGAATTCCTACTTTGTTCCAGACGTGATGCCTTCTCATCTCCATGCTTGCGGCAATCTTGAATGTAGCAGGATAGGTATCAGTACCcaatcttacagatgaggaaattgaggcttcgAGAGGGTAAGTCCCTCACCTGAGTCCATTAGCAGTGGAGAGGTCAACCCCAGACAAATGCTGGCTTAAATGAGACTTTCATTTCATCTCCCTTTGCTTAAGCTTTGGGGCTGGGGGTTCAGGAACCCCAGACAGGGATGTGGACAGAACACCCGAGGACATGGGCCCCTGACCCAGGGATCCCCACAGGTCAGTCAGggcaggaggtgggtgggaggcagctcaggtgagagatgagggaTGAGGGGTTCAGCTTGTGAGCGGGTGGTGGGCCTGGCATAAGTcggtggtggggaggagaagagggcgCCAGAGAGCTTGTCCTGCTAACCACGAGAACATGTAGTCACGCAGGCCCACGTGCGAGTCCTAGGTAAGTTCCTTATCCTCTCAGAGCTTCCActtcttcacctgcaaaatgggggtaaTGATAGTACCAgctcataggattattgtgaagatgaCATGGATAAGCTACCTGAGGCACATGCCACAGTCTGTCAGATAAGTGGGCCTGGGATTATTAGGGTGGAAACCCGGTCCCAACACCTAAGTCCTAGTCTCCTCGAGGGTCCGGTGTCCTCCTGCTCCTGATTTTCTTGATGCGGGCACTCATCTGACTCCCCACTCAAAATTGTCTTGACTTCTTACCAGCTCTCTCAAAAGGCCAGCATGCAGCCCAGACATGCCCATTTGGAAGTATTGATATGATTGCTTCCTGTTCTCCACAGTACCCGTCCCCGCCTATTATACCCCCACACCCCCCATCACCACCATGTGAAATTAGAAACAGACTACTTTGGAGGGAGGTGAAGACAACAGTTTGGCATGGAGCATCCCTGAAGATGAGGGGAGCACAGGTATgggagagtgaaaagaaaaacttacagAATTCCTCTAGTTTCCTTTACAACCATCCTGGGACAATTAGCCCAAAGGAGAGGTAGTAGGGGGGCCCAAGGGGCCCCAGTATTTCATGGCTTGCCCCTAGCCTGCACCAACGGGCAGGTGACAGCTCTCTGCCTCCACATCAGCCTCCTTGCCATTCTTCGAGCACTCCAGGTGTGCTCCCATCTTACCTTTGCTCTGgctcttccctccacctggaaacTTCCCCCAGACATCCGCTTGGTAACTGCTGCACCTCCTGCAAGTCTTTGCTTAAATCTCACCTTTACAAGAAGCTCTGCCCTGAACCCCTATTCAGCTACCACCTGCCCCCCAACATGTACACCTGGGTCCCCCCACTTTGTCCTACCCTTTTCTCCCCATAGCATTTATGACATAGTTTTACTTATTGACATGTTACTTCTGACTCTCCCTGCTGGAAGGAAAGTGCTACAAAGGCAGAGACCATGGTTTCCCTCATTGATGAACCCGAGCGTCCAAACTAGGGCCCAGCACATAGTGGGTGTTCAAGAAATACCCGTGCAactgggagaggaaaaaaaagaaaccaccacctcctccttttcctcttccctctgggtGGGAATGTGGATTTGGTGGTGGGAGCTGGAGCAGATCTTAGACCCAGAGTTGGAACGAGTGTAAGAGAATGGCAGGAAAATAAGATTGAAACAGGCATGGGCCCCCATTACTGCAGAGCCCTGCCCTGCTTCTGCTCAGCACTAGAAATGTCCATCTCATCCAAGCCACCATTATATCTGAAGCTTGGTCACAACAGCTAGAAAGAACCTGCACCTAATTTATTGGGTTGAATCCCAGCTGACACTTTGGCCAAGGTACTTTTATTCTCTAACAGCTTTCTCCAAAATGGGGTGAACATCCACCTCATGAGGTTCTTGGGAGAATTAAATGGCACCACAGAGGACCTCAATAAACGCACCATACAGGGTAGCTACTGAGAGCTGCTGGACAAAATGTAACTTGGGCGTGAAGGGCCAGACCCCTGAATTCCACTGAAATGAGACAAAGTGTTCAGGGTGGGTAGGTGGGCATCCGTGAATGAGGGGCTGGGCAGTGTGTCCCTGCACTCTGGTCTCAGGAGCACACAAAGAGGGAACTCAACTCCCGCACACCCTGCAGCCCTCAGGCCTGGAGGAAACCCCTGCTCCTCTCAGCACCCCTGGGGAAGGGCCAAGGAGCAGGGATGCTTCCATTCATTtggtgaggaggaggcagggcctgcaGAAGTCAGGGCATTGTCAGTAATTCCGGAAAGTAGGTGGAACCCAAGTCACTGTGCCCAGGCCCTGCTGGAAAGCTCCACTGACCTCCAACAAGGCAGGCACCACCCAGCACCCACACTCCCACTGTGGCCCAGAGCCTGAGGCTAAGAGGCAGCCCTATTCTTTCCCCAGACCAAAGTCTCAGGAGCCAAGAAAGTCACCACTAGGGAAATGAGGGATAAAAGGACCACAGCCAGACGTGTTCAGGATTTTATAAGTTTGTCTGAATTTCCTCATTCCCAAACTTCCAGGTGGGACTGAATAGGAGGGAGACTGGGGCAGGAACGTGAGCATCTCGAGGCCACCCACAGGCAGGCTGACCGAGCTAGTCTGTGTCCTCATTTACAGAATGAGAGAGGTGGACCACACGGTCTCTCAGGCCCCATCACGCCCTGACAGCTGCCAGATCTGTTTGTCCTCAAGGGTGGgtctgggagggaaggaaagcgCCAGGGATGTTAAGTTAGAGCTCagggctccctggggctgggagacGCATCCATCAGCTGCCGGAGGTGAGAGGCTGCCTTGTCCAGCTTCGACAATTCCAACTGGAGGGAAGAAAGCTGGACGAGAGAAGCAGGTAAGGGGCCAGGTATGAGGCCACCCCCACCAGCCCACACTCCCTCAAGGAGGCGGGCTTCCCGGGtggcctcccccagcctcaccctctgctgcctctgagtctctgcctctccctctgatGGGGTCCGGGCTCTGAGGCCATCAAGCTGCTTCTGCAACTTGTGTCTTCGGGCAGCTAGCAGAGGTAGATGGGTCTGGGGGTCCACGAGGCCctgcagaagaagagagagagaaggctcagacaTCTGCGGCCCGCCCAGCACCTCCCTCGTCTCCATTCTAAGGAGCCCCTCCTCACCTTCATAGAACCCaccacttcccctcctccccacactctCTTCGACTCCTCCCCCTCCAGTCTCTTCTGGTCACCTGCAGCTCCATGTAGACCTGAATGGTGTCACTGAGTGGGGCCTGGGCCCAGCCGGAGGGAGCTGCTGCGCCTGGGGGTAAGAGGCCCACGGCCCCACAGTAGCCCAGGGTGCCCAGGGGCTCCAGGAAGGCCTCGAAGAGGCCCTGCTCTCCAGGCTCTGAGCTCTGCAGCAGCACTGGGGAGGAAAGGGAATCCGTCAGGGTCAAGACATCAgatcctgcctcccttcccaccctgcACCTCCTAACTCtgggctctgccctccaggctTTCCCCTCTTCCCGCCAGCCCCTTCTTTCTGCAGGGACTCGGGAGCCCAGGACCCGACTCACCTCGAGGCCGGGCCTTAGTGAGCTGGTACGTGGCTCGGAGAGCCCTCAGCGCCTGCACGGCCTCCTGGACCCAGGAAAAGTGCTGTTCCAGCTGGGGCTGGTGCCAGTGTTCCTGGAGATGGGGACCCAGAGTTAACAAGCGGGCTCCTGGAGACTCAGTTCAACTCTCCTGGTTCTATCCTCCATCTGCCCACCCCTATCTCCTCAGAGCAACAGATCTGTCCTCTCCACTACACGCAAAATGCACCACCTCAAGGAGCACAACACAGCGAAAACTGGAGCGTCATCTAAGAAGGTCTTAGATGGTCGGGGGTTGATGTCTGTTTAGTCACTCTGATTGAAGATGGCAAACCACCAAAAACAAATTAGAATTGAAAATGTATTATTCAAAACTCACAAAACCAAGTATGTATAAAAGAAACttgaataaactttaaaatgactttttgGGTGAGTTTGTAGCATTTACCCTTCTGAAGTTTTCAAAGCTTAAAACTGCACTGACATTTTTGGGATATCCTATTACTAACATCTAATCCTCATCACAACCATGACATGTACTATCACTATCCCCAGTTCAGAgacaggggaaactgaggcagagtcacacagctagtaagtgtcagTCTCGTGACAGAGTCCTGCTCTTGACCACTTTGCTAATACTGCCCCCAAGTCAGCCCTGCAGGAACAATCCATGTCCCCAAAGACTCCAGGGTAAAGTACAAACCCTCACTGTCAATGACTCCACCGCAGCAAACTTTTAGAAGATGGCTCCCCAAGTCTTCAGCAGCAGCCCCCCTCCCAGACACCACAGGCGCGTGACTCACCAGGCTGCGGGCACTGGGGTAGGGGGCAACAGagatgctgggggcagggggcgtgCCAGGCCTGGGGGGCAGCCTCTGCCAGAGCTCTTCGGCCAGGAAGGGCATCAGCGGGGCGAGGAGGCGGAGACCGACATCCGCGCAGGAGAACAGGACCTGAGGAGGCCCTGGCGGGCGAGGCGAGTGCAACAGCACTGGCTTCACAGCCTCCTAGGGAGGAAGCCAACGGGTCAGGGGACGGCCCACGGCCACGTCCTTCCTCCACACACTTGCCACCCTACCAGTGGGGAATCTGTGGGCAGAAGCACCATCAGCTGCCCCAGAATATACTATGGAGCACGTGAAAAGTGGAAATCTAAGGCAGGGATTCTCAGACGTGGGTGGGAAATAAAACTGTCAGGAATGTTTGCATAGTTTAAAGAAAAGCACTGAGTTTTTTGCTTATCAAAAAGGGacagagggggccggccctgtggccgagtggttaagttcccccactctgcttcggcagcccagggtttcgccggtttggatcctgggggcagaaatgtcaccactcatcaggccatgctgaggtggcatcccacacagcacaaccagagggacccacaactagaacatacaactatgtactggggggcttcggggagaagaagaagaagaagaaaagattggcaacagttgttaactcaggtgccaatctttaaaaaaataaaagggacagaggtttttaaaaaggttgagaaacagtGAGCTAGGGCAGGGATCTTGAGCCAGCAGCATCACCTgtgacaaaaaatgaaaattcttgcCATCCCAACCCCCGCCTGCTGAATGAGCCGCTCTGCGTGGGGCCTGCGCTCCTGGTGAACGGCCCTTGGGCAATTCTCACGCAGGATCAAGTGTGAGAACCCCTGGGCTAAAGGACCACTAttcctcctccccatctgctCACAGCTCCCGGCCTGCCCAGGGCCCAAACTCAGCAGtcaccagggctcagagaggatCTCCATCTGCCTTCCAACCCTGCTCTGTTAGACTGTTTTCTAGAAGTCTCCCCtggtcctcctctctcctcagatGACAGGCAGGGAACGGCGCCCAGGCTGCACTACAGACACCAGTCCCGGGGAAGAGGGGAATTGGGATGTCCCGTCTCGTCTCCCTTCCTGTCCTAACCTAACGGGACAATCAGGAACCCAGTTCAGAGCTCTCTGCCAGGGAACCCGATTTCAAGAAGCAGGTCTACAGGAGCGGAGCGCCACACCTGGCCCCCAGCCTCACTCACCAAGTAGACATCACAGAGGTTGTGGAGCCAGAAGTGGTGCAGGGCGTGAGTGACAAGCGAGAGCTCTTGGGTCAGAAAGCCTCGCTCACACTCCCGGGCAGTGCGGGCAAGGCAGCTCAGGATCCAGGCGTccacaggggaggagggggacagcTGCAGGCAAAAGGGGGCTCAGGACTGGGACGGCTCAACTCCCACCCCcttgcctcctttccttccagacGCCACCTTCAACGCTCAGACAGCTGACTCCCCACcccagagggaagaagaaagcatCTCTTCTTTCTTGTACCTCCTCTGCAGGCTGGGGTACAAATTTCTCCCCTAGAGCATTGAGGATAAAGCGCAGGGCATTCCAGATCTTGTTGCAGAAATGTCGGGAGCTCAGGACCTCAGAGACAGACAGATGTAAGTCGCCccctgggaaggagagaaaggagagaatctGTATGTGGGTGGTGGCAGCACAGGGAGTCCTGGGCCCTGCTCGCCCCTCTGCGCAGGTGCCCACTGCCCCAACACCTCCCTTGCCCAGGCTTACCCAGGGCCCCATGGGAGCACAGGGTGAATCTCAGGGCATCTGTCCCACACTCAGGGATCCCATGAGGGAAGTCCTTCCTCTGcaaccagagggagaagaggagtgGCAGGAGCCTATGAGGCTGTAGGGTCAGAAGCCTGGGTGGTACAGGAAATCAGCGGCCACAAGCTAGAAGCTGGGACAGGGTAGCCACTGCGGACTCACCTGTGCGGCAGCCGCGATCGCCAGCTCCGCAGGATCCAAGTTCCCATCCTCCAGCTTTTCCTGCAGCACCTGGGATGGGCAGTTCACTAGCCTCGGCTGAAGTCCCTGCCCCTGCAAGGGTCCCACCCACTGTCCCTCACAACTCCAGCTGTCCAGTCAGCCCCTCTCCtcaggctccctccctctctactGCAAACCCCATCCCTCATGCTGGGCTCCGCATCCTGACCTGCAGCTCCACACCACTGATGATGTCCCGTGGGTCCAGCACATTCCCCAGGGACTTGCTCATCTTCCGGCCCTGTCTGTCCCGAACCATGGAGTGAAGAAGCACCTAGGAGCATGGAAGAAGGCAGCAGAGGGGGGCCTAGAGAGCCTTTCCCTGGAGGGTCCCTTGGGGTGGAAAGTAAGTCAGGAAAAAGGGATAGGGAACACGAATACCAACACATTAGGGGTTAGAGCGGAGGACAAGTTTTGGGGAACACTGAGGGGGTCACAGAGAGGGACAGGGGCATTGAAGGACCAACTACCTTGCTGAAGGGGAGCTGCCCTGTGAGCTGCGTCCCCAACATGACCATGCGGCCCACCCAGAACAGCAGGAGGTCACTGCCCGTTTCCAAAAGTGATAGGGGGTAGAAACGAGCAAGGTCTTGGGTCtaggagaaaagacagaaggagtAAGAGGCCCAAGCTCTGGGCCTCCAGCTCTTCTCAAGACTCAGGGGGACCCCTTTGTTGACATCATCCCCACGTTCACGCCCTTCCTCTCAACCCGCCTCacctcttgggg
This genomic interval carries:
- the SFTA2 gene encoding surfactant-associated protein 2; translation: MGAGLPLFLLLTFLGSSHGAGPGMTLQLKLKDSFLANVSYDSSFLEFLEKLCLLFHLPSGTNVTLHRAGCPHHVICRV
- the VARS2 gene encoding valine--tRNA ligase, mitochondrial isoform X2, translating into MCIPPPNVTGSLHIGHALTVAIQDALVRWHRMRGDQVLWVPGSDHAGIATQAVVEKQLWKERRVRRHELSREEFLREVWKWKDEKGGEICEQLRALGASLDWDRECFTMDPGSSAAVTEAFVRLHKAGLLYRNRQLVNWSCALRSAISDIEVESRPLPGRTELRLPGCPTPVSFGLLVSVAFPVDGEPDAEVVVGTTRPETLPGDVAVAVHPDDSRYTHLHGRQLRHPLTGQLLPLITDSAVQPHVGTGAVKVTPAHSPADAELGARHGLSPLSVIAEDGTMTSLCGDWLQGLHRFVARGKIMSALRERGLFRGLQDHPVVLPICSRSGDVVEYLLKSQWFVRCREMGDRAAQAVESGALELSPSFHQKNWQHWFSHIGDWCVSRQLWWGHRIPAYLVVEEHAEDGRKDCWVVGRTEAEAREVAAELTGRPGTELTLARDPDVLDTWFSSALFPFSALGWPQETQDLARFYPLSLLETGSDLLLFWVGRMVMLGTQLTGQLPFSKVLLHSMVRDRQGRKMSKSLGNVLDPRDIISGVELQVLQEKLEDGNLDPAELAIAAAAQRKDFPHGIPECGTDALRFTLCSHGALGGDLHLSVSEVLSSRHFCNKIWNALRFILNALGEKFVPQPAEELSPSSPVDAWILSCLARTARECERGFLTQELSLVTHALHHFWLHNLCDVYLEAVKPVLLHSPRPPGPPQVLFSCADVGLRLLAPLMPFLAEELWQRLPPRPGTPPAPSISVAPYPSARSLEHWHQPQLEQHFSWVQEAVQALRALRATYQLTKARPRVLLQSSEPGEQGLFEAFLEPLGTLGYCGAVGLLPPGAAAPSGWAQAPLSDTIQVYMELQGLVDPQTHLPLLAARRHKLQKQLDGLRARTPSEGEAETQRQQRLSSLQLELSKLDKAASHLRQLMDASPSPREP